CTGATTCCGTCACCCGGTCATGTGTTGATCGCATGCGATTATTCAACTTTGGAATTATGTACTTTGGGTCAGATTTGCTTCGACCGCTATGGCCAGTCCCACATGCGGGATCTGATCAATCAGGGTGTGGATCTTCACCGTCATGTAGCGGCAATGATCCTGGGAAAACCTGAATCAGAAGTCACCAAAGAGGACCGGCAAAAGGCTAAAGCGGTGAACTTTGCATTACCTGGTGGCATGGGGACTAACGGGTTGGGCGGTTATGCTGCCTCGGCTTATGGTGTCCATCTGACCGTGGCGGAGGCCGAAAGCTGGCGTGCCAAATGGATGAGTCTGTTTCCTGAAATGGAAGCTTATCTGGCCCAGGGGAACACGCTTGAGCAGTTGGGGGCCGAACTCGATTTAGAATCGTTTCCAGGTGGTCAAGTCGGGCCAGAAACTGCTGCCGCGATAGTGATGCGGGTTGCGGGAGGAAAGTTTGAGACCTCCATGGGGAGGGAGTTTAGCGCTGAGGAAATCGATTGGGCTTGGGATCAGATCGACCGCGGTCCTGCGAGCCGGTACAAAATTACACGTGAAGCTGTTGAAACTCATCAGGGTTCACGGCGCCTTCAGCGTTTGATTGTCCCGGGAACAACGGTGTCTATTCCCACGGGACGCGTAAAATCTGACTGTCGCTATAATCAGGAGAAAAACTGGCCCTTCCAAGGCCTCGCTAGTGATGGGGCCAAACTTGCCCTTTACGAATTGAACCGCGCTGGATACCGGGTGGTGGCATTCATTCATGATGAAGTCCTCGTGGAAGTGCCTGAACGCGATGATTACCGCGAGCCCGCCCAGGATATCTCCAGGATCATGGTCGCCGCCATGCAACAAGTTTGTCCTGATGTGAAGATCACTGCAGGATTTGCGGTGATGCGGCGTTGGGATAAGAAAGCTGAAGCCGTCTATGACGGGCAGGGACGGTTGATCCCGTTCGGGTGAGTGATACCGGGGCTGCCCGTGTGGGCGCCCCTTTTTAATGGAATGAAAGGAGATGAGCTGATGAATGATAGTTTGAGA
Above is a window of bacterium DNA encoding:
- a CDS encoding DNA polymerase, which translates into the protein MAPLTVKQVRLDDLTGLSASKWGFVPDLDLLASFPHDLHHENDVSGRSQRACARTTRKAISYPLDHLREAGRHIFPRYNLLVRTGRTSCSKPNIQNLPRKGGVRECLIPSPGHVLIACDYSTLELCTLGQICFDRYGQSHMRDLINQGVDLHRHVAAMILGKPESEVTKEDRQKAKAVNFALPGGMGTNGLGGYAASAYGVHLTVAEAESWRAKWMSLFPEMEAYLAQGNTLEQLGAELDLESFPGGQVGPETAAAIVMRVAGGKFETSMGREFSAEEIDWAWDQIDRGPASRYKITREAVETHQGSRRLQRLIVPGTTVSIPTGRVKSDCRYNQEKNWPFQGLASDGAKLALYELNRAGYRVVAFIHDEVLVEVPERDDYREPAQDISRIMVAAMQQVCPDVKITAGFAVMRRWDKKAEAVYDGQGRLIPFG